In the Arachis ipaensis cultivar K30076 chromosome B04, Araip1.1, whole genome shotgun sequence genome, GAGTGCACTTTATATTCTTTCATCACCCATATGTTAGTGTTACAGTTATCTTTATTGCTATAATACAAGGCTAGGCAGCCTCCTAGTAGGGCGAGTCTTGGATAGGAGCATGCACTCATTACAGGTTGTTTCGGCCCAGATATCCTTGAGAAAGTCCTCTCCTTCACATCAAATATAAGAATAGCATCCCTGTCAGCTGTAAGAGAGAAAGGCAGCCAATGAATAGCACCGTTCAAGAACAACCCACAAGAAAAACTGTCAAAAACACCCAAGGGTTTGGGAAGTGCAACATCAAGATTAATCCATGAATTGGTTCTCAAGGAAAAGCAATCCAAATGATATCGTCCTCCGCAATCGCTCCAAGCTACAAGAAGTAAGTAATCATCCTGTGATGCATCATAACCAAATCCATGCAGACGCGCACTGTAGGTAAGCCTAAAGTAGTCACGGTACTTACGGCAAGGAACAATATGAGAATAGGATATTCTTTTGCTGAATCCAGTAAGTGGGTTCCATACCATAAGAAAATGTGGGTGTCGATCCAAGAGAATAAAGCCTCTGCAGGATCCCAAGACCGCAAAATCATAAGGTGGTTTCTTCTTGAAAGGGGGACGCACCTCTTTTTGTGATGCATAATTGTCGTCTAAGTAAACCAAGTAAGCCATAGTGGGGTTTTCTATGAAGAAGCATGCGTTGGTGGCAGCGGGAGAGTGGTGAAAATGAAATTCCGCAAAGTCACGATCAGAAATTAGAGAGCACCACATCTTCGAAACGCACCTGAGGCGAGCGAGATGTCTGATCGGCACCCGCAGTAGAATTCTGTGAATCAGCTCAAGAGGGAGGATGTCGTGAATGCTCTTGCTCTtgtcattcttcttcttttccatgGCCGATTGCTCTTTTGGTTTGTTCCCTGTGTGCTTCAGCTGCTGCTTCTTATCCATGCTTGGATTGCCGAGATTTTCACAATTCATATAGGGACTTGAAATTGCTTTGAATACATAAAACTAAGGGAAGGGAAGGGTCAATTTTGGATTGGTtattgaaaaacaaaaagtaatttttttaaattaataaaaaaagtttaatttattttttttaaaaattatatatagtaTTTTTGGATTTAGTTGGTAaagcattttttttttgaaagtgtATAAAATAATAAAGTTAGATTTGATAACCACTGAAGATAAAATAGTacttagaaaagaaaagtaaagtaaaaaagaaaaaaaaataccaaactgATTTAGGAAGATTTGAGTACTTTGAAGTGAAAAATCATAAGCAAAAACGACAGTTTCTTCATGCAAGACAAGACAAAATTAAAGGGGACAACTCTTGAACATGCATTTTCTCAACAGTGAGTGGCATGTATAAGCAAGGTGAGATATATATGCATCAGGTTCTTTGAAGTTTTCTGTCAAAGGCAGGGGCAATTTTACCTCTTCAATGTTCAATCCTCATATACTGAAATGTTGTTTTTCTATAACATTTATGAATTCACTATCTCATATATAGCTCTTAAACCCACAAATAAAATGCCCTACTCTTGCATCAAAATATGCAACTCTTTTCATGTTATGATTGGTTTGAATCCTATATCTTAAGCTAGCCAACAAGATAATTGAGTAAATGAATCAATATAAAATTCTCCTAACAAGAGGGTCATATACCAAGATGTATAAGAGAAAGAAATGTCTGCGCCACTCAAGGAGGAGAAAATAGAAAGTTTAGTTTTTCTAAGAATTTTAAAGgataaataacataaataaattaaatggccTCTAATATTATACCAATGTCCTACAACAAAATAGTTTGTATCATATCTTGAATGATTGTATATAAATtaaatcaattaaatttgatttacaaTTTTTAAGTTAATTCAATTTACTACTGACCAACACATATATAGTCAATCGAATCCAATTAATTCAATTTATtactaaaaaattataatcaGATAGTTCAGGACATGCATGTAAACTATTTTGCTTTAGGACATTATTGTAATATTGGAGGTTATTTAGTTTGTTTATGTTATTTATCCTATTTAAACTTTAAAAATACTTCAACTGAAGATTCAacaaaattaattcaaaattccttttagTTCATTAATATATCACTCTTTTAAACctttttattcaaaatattttccactttcacattctaattatttattcaatattttctacttttatcttCTACAAAATgtcttgcaattcacatcaaaaTGTTTATACTATAATAAAtctatcaaataaaaaaatttgaataaacaattttgtaattaatttctGAACAACGATAcatttattttctcattttttaagTTGTCTTGTGTGTTCCTgcattttgtatgcaaaaaattACCTTAAGAAGCTATATTACATTACAAATATTTGTGGTGTGGCATACAAGGTGATTAAGCATTAATTTGTGTGTGATATACCAATATATAACAGTTCTCATCGTCTATAATTTTTTTCTGTCTGGGTTTGGCATAATTTACTAGACAACTACCTAAAACCAACCGTGCTAACAGCAAGTAAGATTACCAAGAAAAATGTATATTCTGTACATGTAATTGACAAAATAAATCATCTTAAGTTTTGCATAGCCAAGTTTACTTGATGCTTAATCTACTATAAATCCCAAAAGGAAATGCCTCTGAGGCAGTAGACTGAATATGTTTGTTCCCCGTAACATTAAAGTATTCATTACCTCATCTTTAGCTA is a window encoding:
- the LOC107637413 gene encoding F-box/kelch-repeat protein At3g06240-like, which gives rise to MVWNPLTGFSKRISYSHIVPCRKYRDYFRLTYSARLHGFGYDASQDDYLLLVAWSDCGGRYHLDCFSLRTNSWINLDVALPKPLGVFDSFSCGLFLNGAIHWLPFSLTADRDAILIFDVKERTFSRISGPKQPVMSACSYPRLALLGGCLALYYSNKDNCNTNIWVMKEYKVHSSWTLYQIPYKFFRPLCLSSNGDIIGRGYTSDYKVGYFIYNVREDLLKHFKNLRCPLPIHQADTMYTESLLPLLSDIKDKDNKKKEENCM